A stretch of Rhizobium sp. TH2 DNA encodes these proteins:
- the cysN gene encoding sulfate adenylyltransferase subunit CysN, with protein MIEYLREQEKKSLLRFLTCGSVDDGKSTLIGRLLYDTKLIFEDQLATLERDSVKHGTDGENIDFALLVDGLEAEREQGITIDVAYRFFATSKRKFIVADTPGHEQYTRNMATGASTADLAVVLVDSRQGILRQTRRHSYIASLLGIRHIVLAVNKIDLMDHSQEVFDKIVADYMEFAKDLGFSTIQPIPMSARFGDNVTMASPKMPWYSGPTLLGHLETIPIENDYAGRAFRFPVQYVVRPNLDFRGFAGQIASGSIKAGDKVTVAKSGQQSRVKDIVTQDGNLKSATEGQAVTIVLEDQIDISRGDMLVDPENRPHVADQFQAHVIWFDAQPMIPGRSYILRTETDSVSATISTLKHQVNINTFAHEAAKHLNMNEVGECNISTQAPIAFDSYKANRVAGNFVLIDRFTNATVGAGMIDHPLRRASNVHWQAMEVNKTARAELKSQQPTVLWFTGYSGSGKSTIANTLEKLLHAQGKHTFMLDGDNVRHGLNRDLGFTDDDRVENIRRVSEVAKLMTDAGLIVIVSFISPFRSERQMARDLFPDGDFVEVFVDTPLEECIKRDPKGLYKKAQAGEIENFTGISSGYEAPENAEVHLHTLGHDPEALAIMIETYLKKR; from the coding sequence ATGATCGAATATCTCCGCGAGCAGGAAAAGAAGTCCCTGCTGCGCTTCCTCACCTGCGGTTCGGTGGACGACGGCAAGTCGACGCTGATCGGCCGCCTGCTCTATGATACCAAGCTGATCTTCGAGGACCAGCTCGCCACGCTCGAGCGCGACAGCGTCAAGCACGGCACCGATGGCGAGAACATTGATTTCGCCCTCCTCGTCGACGGCCTCGAGGCCGAGCGCGAACAGGGCATCACCATCGATGTCGCCTATCGCTTCTTCGCCACGTCGAAGCGCAAGTTCATCGTCGCCGACACGCCCGGCCACGAGCAGTATACCCGCAACATGGCGACCGGCGCCTCCACGGCCGATCTCGCGGTCGTGCTGGTCGATTCGCGCCAGGGCATCCTGCGCCAGACACGCCGTCACTCCTATATCGCTTCGCTCCTCGGCATCCGCCACATCGTGCTGGCGGTCAACAAGATCGACCTGATGGATCACTCCCAGGAGGTCTTCGACAAGATCGTCGCCGACTATATGGAGTTCGCCAAGGACCTCGGCTTCTCCACCATCCAGCCGATCCCGATGTCGGCCCGCTTCGGCGACAACGTCACGATGGCCTCGCCGAAGATGCCCTGGTACAGCGGCCCGACCCTGCTCGGCCATCTCGAAACCATACCGATCGAGAACGATTATGCCGGCCGCGCCTTCCGCTTCCCGGTGCAGTACGTGGTCCGCCCCAACCTCGATTTCCGCGGCTTCGCGGGTCAGATCGCTTCGGGCTCGATCAAGGCCGGCGACAAGGTCACCGTGGCGAAGTCCGGCCAGCAATCGAGGGTCAAGGACATCGTCACCCAGGATGGCAACCTGAAAAGCGCCACCGAAGGCCAGGCCGTCACCATCGTTCTCGAGGACCAGATCGACATCTCGCGCGGCGACATGCTGGTCGATCCGGAGAATCGCCCGCATGTGGCCGACCAGTTCCAGGCGCATGTGATCTGGTTCGACGCCCAGCCGATGATTCCCGGCCGCAGCTACATCCTGCGCACCGAGACCGACAGCGTCAGCGCCACGATCTCGACGCTGAAGCACCAGGTCAACATCAACACCTTCGCGCATGAAGCAGCCAAGCACCTCAACATGAACGAGGTCGGCGAGTGCAACATCTCGACCCAGGCCCCGATCGCCTTCGACTCGTACAAGGCGAATCGCGTCGCCGGCAATTTCGTGCTGATCGACCGCTTCACCAACGCTACCGTCGGCGCCGGCATGATCGACCACCCGCTCCGCCGCGCATCCAACGTCCATTGGCAGGCGATGGAGGTCAACAAGACCGCCCGCGCCGAGCTCAAGAGCCAGCAGCCGACCGTGCTGTGGTTCACCGGCTATTCCGGCTCGGGCAAATCGACCATCGCCAACACGCTGGAAAAGCTGCTGCATGCGCAGGGCAAGCACACCTTCATGCTTGATGGCGACAATGTCCGCCACGGCCTGAACCGCGACCTCGGCTTCACCGATGACGACCGCGTGGAAAATATCCGCCGCGTCTCCGAAGTCGCCAAGCTGATGACCGATGCCGGCCTGATCGTCATCGTCTCCTTCATCTCGCCGTTCCGTTCGGAACGCCAGATGGCGCGCGACCTGTTTCCGGATGGCGATTTCGTCGAAGTGTTTGTCGACACCCCGCTCGAAGAGTGCATCAAGCGCGACCCCAAGGGCCTCTATAAGAAGGCGCAGGCGGGCGAGATCGAGAACTTCACCGGTATCAGTTCCGGCTACGAAGCGCCCGAGAACGCCGAAGTGCATCTGCACACGCTCGGCCATGATCCTGAGGCACTGGCGATCATGATCGAAACCTACCTCAAGAAGCGGTGA
- the cysQ gene encoding 3'(2'),5'-bisphosphate nucleotidase CysQ produces the protein MLKILEDVAISAGKAILEVYHAGPNVTLKQDASPVTEADERAEAIILAGLAKAFPDIPVIAEESVAAGRIPSVEGGRFFLVDPLDGTKEFINKRDDFTVNIALIENGTPVAGIVYAPAKGVAWAGEKDNVEKLLVDENFAVTSRTRIGCRMPSSDLTAVASRSHNSPETEAFLSEKGIKSTKSVGSSLKFCLVAEGDADVYPRFGRTMEWDTAAGDAVLRAAGGMTVDLDGKPFRYGKTKQATDSDFANGHFIAWGKRG, from the coding sequence ATGCTCAAGATTCTCGAAGACGTGGCGATTTCCGCCGGCAAGGCTATTCTCGAAGTCTATCACGCCGGTCCGAACGTGACGCTGAAGCAGGATGCCTCGCCGGTGACTGAAGCCGACGAGCGCGCCGAGGCGATCATCCTCGCAGGCCTCGCCAAGGCGTTTCCTGATATCCCGGTTATTGCCGAGGAATCCGTCGCCGCCGGCCGCATCCCGAGTGTCGAAGGCGGACGTTTCTTCCTCGTCGATCCGCTCGATGGCACCAAGGAATTCATCAACAAGCGCGACGACTTCACGGTCAACATCGCCTTGATCGAGAACGGTACGCCGGTCGCCGGCATCGTCTATGCACCCGCCAAGGGCGTCGCCTGGGCCGGCGAAAAGGACAATGTCGAGAAACTGCTGGTCGACGAGAATTTCGCGGTCACGTCGCGCACCAGGATCGGCTGCCGCATGCCCTCGTCGGATCTGACCGCCGTCGCCAGCCGCTCACACAATTCGCCCGAGACCGAAGCCTTCCTCAGCGAGAAGGGCATCAAGTCCACCAAGTCAGTCGGTTCCTCGCTGAAATTCTGCCTCGTGGCCGAAGGTGACGCGGACGTCTATCCGCGCTTTGGCCGCACGATGGAATGGGACACAGCAGCCGGTGACGCCGTCCTCCGCGCAGCCGGTGGCATGACCGTCGATCTCGACGGCAAGCCCTTCCGCTACGGCAAGACCAAGCAGGCCACCGACAGCGACTTCGCCAATGGGCATTTCATTGCCTGGGGCAAACGGGGCTGA
- a CDS encoding polysaccharide biosynthesis/export family protein, giving the protein MKNRATLALAAASLALLAGCVPNNGPLSSKVVSSGADKTTTIEQTNVVFDVINVDQRVANSVTTLGQPSLVGTFGFGSAPGTPVIGVGDELSVLIFEAGPDGLFSTVERKSTAIPVVVQPNGHGQIPYAGSIMFAGKTLEGARQEIAQALKAKAVEPDVVVNITKNYSRMVSVQGAVNRPEMVVLGLSPQPLTSVIAAAGGPTKASYDTYVTLTRGRKSSTVLLQSVIDRPKEDIMIRPDDKIFLTYDPQTFTALGNVLKNGKIPFETSTLTLVEAAALSGGARADLADPKGYFVFRYEYEIVYRQVVGDNRFRDLIQQGMVPDREGRYPIVYKIDMTDPQAFLVTQNFPVRNKDVLYLSRHPATDFIKFVQIIRGPLAVARDVQLINNATD; this is encoded by the coding sequence TTGAAGAATAGAGCAACCTTGGCTCTCGCGGCTGCCTCGCTGGCGCTGCTGGCGGGATGCGTGCCCAACAACGGCCCGCTGTCCTCGAAGGTCGTCAGTTCAGGTGCCGACAAGACGACGACGATCGAGCAGACCAATGTGGTGTTTGACGTGATCAATGTCGATCAGCGTGTCGCCAATTCGGTCACCACGCTCGGACAGCCGTCGCTGGTGGGCACGTTCGGTTTCGGCAGCGCGCCCGGCACGCCCGTGATCGGTGTCGGCGATGAACTCAGCGTCCTGATTTTCGAGGCAGGCCCGGATGGGCTCTTCTCCACCGTCGAACGCAAATCCACCGCGATTCCGGTCGTTGTCCAGCCGAACGGCCATGGCCAGATCCCCTATGCGGGTTCGATCATGTTTGCCGGCAAGACGCTCGAAGGCGCCCGCCAGGAGATTGCCCAGGCGCTCAAGGCCAAGGCCGTCGAGCCGGATGTCGTCGTCAACATCACCAAGAATTATTCGCGCATGGTGTCGGTGCAAGGCGCCGTGAACCGGCCTGAAATGGTCGTGCTGGGCCTGTCGCCGCAGCCCCTGACCAGCGTGATTGCTGCAGCCGGCGGCCCGACCAAGGCATCATACGATACCTATGTCACGCTGACGCGCGGCAGGAAGTCTTCCACCGTCCTGCTCCAGAGCGTGATCGATCGTCCGAAGGAAGACATCATGATCCGCCCGGACGACAAGATCTTCCTGACCTACGATCCGCAGACGTTCACGGCGCTCGGCAACGTTCTCAAGAACGGCAAGATTCCCTTCGAGACGAGCACGCTGACGCTGGTCGAGGCGGCCGCTCTTTCCGGCGGCGCGCGTGCCGACCTGGCCGACCCGAAGGGCTATTTCGTCTTCCGTTATGAATATGAAATCGTCTATCGTCAGGTCGTCGGGGACAACCGCTTCCGCGATCTGATACAGCAGGGCATGGTCCCTGACAGGGAAGGCCGCTATCCGATCGTCTACAAGATCGACATGACCGACCCGCAGGCCTTTCTCGTGACGCAGAACTTCCCGGTCCGCAACAAGGACGTGCTGTATCTCTCGCGGCATCCGGCGACCGATTTCATCAAGTTCGTCCAGATTATCCGCGGGCCGCTCGCCGTCGCCAGGGATGTGCAGTTGATCAACAACGCTACTGATTAG
- the galE gene encoding UDP-glucose 4-epimerase GalE, giving the protein MAVLVTGGAGYIGSHMVWALLDAGQDVVVIDRLSTGFRWAIAPEARFYEGDIADETLHEKVFTENNIDAIIHFAGSIIVPESVANPLMYYENNTVKSRALIAAAVKYKVPHFVFSSTAAVYGTPQGTEPVTETEPLNPESPYGSSKLMTEIMLRDTALAHDFTYTALRYFNVAGADPRSRTGQSTVGATHLIKVAGEAALGKRGHIDVFGTDYPTPDGTCIRDYIHVSDLANAHLKALERMRAGGGSLVANCGYGTGFSVLEVLETVKKVHGKAFDVRLASRRPGDAVMIVANPSVAKRELNWQPQYDNLEFIIKTALAWEDHLGKRNDR; this is encoded by the coding sequence ATGGCGGTATTGGTGACGGGCGGCGCGGGCTATATCGGCAGCCACATGGTCTGGGCGCTGCTGGATGCTGGGCAGGATGTCGTTGTCATCGACCGGCTTTCGACCGGTTTCCGCTGGGCCATTGCCCCCGAGGCGCGCTTCTACGAAGGCGACATCGCCGACGAGACGCTGCACGAAAAGGTCTTCACCGAAAACAATATCGACGCGATCATCCATTTCGCTGGCTCGATCATCGTGCCGGAATCGGTCGCCAATCCGCTGATGTATTACGAGAACAACACGGTCAAATCCCGTGCGCTGATCGCCGCGGCCGTGAAATACAAGGTTCCGCATTTCGTCTTCTCTTCGACCGCCGCCGTCTACGGCACGCCCCAGGGCACAGAGCCGGTCACCGAGACCGAACCGCTCAATCCCGAATCGCCCTATGGCTCGTCCAAGCTGATGACCGAGATCATGCTGCGCGACACCGCGCTTGCCCATGATTTCACCTACACCGCGCTACGTTACTTCAACGTCGCCGGCGCCGATCCGCGCTCCCGCACCGGCCAGTCCACCGTCGGCGCCACGCATCTGATCAAGGTCGCGGGCGAAGCGGCCCTCGGCAAGCGCGGCCACATCGATGTCTTCGGCACCGACTACCCGACGCCCGATGGCACCTGCATCCGCGACTATATCCATGTCAGCGATCTCGCCAACGCCCATCTCAAGGCGCTGGAACGCATGCGCGCCGGCGGCGGCTCGCTGGTCGCCAATTGCGGCTACGGCACCGGATTTTCAGTGCTCGAAGTGCTGGAAACGGTCAAAAAGGTCCACGGCAAGGCCTTTGACGTGCGCCTTGCCAGTCGCCGGCCGGGCGACGCCGTGATGATTGTCGCCAATCCCTCGGTCGCCAAGCGTGAGCTGAATTGGCAGCCGCAATACGACAATCTCGAATTCATCATCAAGACGGCTCTGGCGTGGGAAGACCATCTCGGCAAGCGCAACGACCGCTGA
- a CDS encoding paraquat-inducible protein A, whose translation MRIVLPVLFVLAPFLFAFGITLPLMTFEKLFFFEENPSLTGIIWSLYDNGDYALALVVALFSIAFPFAKMVAITAEALAAPGEASGWFAKFVPFLTKWSMMDVMLVAIVIAAAKTSGLANAFTEAGLWCYAGSALMTTVIQWLVARRARASVHRA comes from the coding sequence ATGAGGATCGTGCTGCCGGTTCTTTTCGTACTGGCGCCCTTCCTTTTTGCCTTCGGCATCACGCTGCCGCTGATGACATTCGAGAAGCTGTTCTTCTTCGAGGAGAACCCCTCGCTGACCGGGATCATCTGGTCGCTCTACGACAATGGCGACTATGCGCTGGCGCTTGTCGTGGCGCTGTTCTCGATCGCCTTTCCCTTCGCCAAGATGGTGGCGATCACAGCGGAAGCACTGGCGGCCCCGGGCGAGGCGAGCGGGTGGTTCGCGAAGTTCGTGCCCTTCCTGACAAAGTGGTCGATGATGGATGTGATGCTGGTGGCGATCGTGATTGCCGCCGCCAAGACCTCCGGCCTTGCCAATGCCTTCACCGAGGCCGGCCTCTGGTGCTATGCCGGATCGGCGCTGATGACGACGGTGATCCAGTGGCTGGTGGCCAGGCGTGCGCGTGCTTCCGTCCACCGGGCATGA
- a CDS encoding calcium-binding protein — protein sequence MTTTPTVWQAEFTVNASSITGAQFSPVTVGLVDNRFLTIWVDNTNNVDDDAGTDIIGQIYDAQGNVVGGAFQLNFANFLDSENDPAIAALPDGGFVVVHEDNGTGTGGDADIRFERYDASGTRITGGTIASGSIGGVVTSNPSITVFANGDFLVSYQELSAGNTNVIAKIVNGATNVVGAALIAAQNSADVDANPDTIVLSSGNFLTAYEETDSVVGIEAFITTTTGALVSNVQVANAGTDPHAAALVDGGFVVVWQDAANNGDIRAEIRSDAGGVVTPAFLVQGSANSENEPEVVALKDGGFFVAWDDDTSGELRGQRFGATGTVIGTTFTIATGGAITDPELGLADDGRILVTFNNTAGEISQVILDPRDNVIDGDDGSETITSRIDGATVDGNGGDDTLIGQGGDDRLIGGLGADHLSGGAGNDRLIGGPDNDVLFGQDGKDFLFGARGADQLNGGRGRDIMAGKENNDTFIFDARADSSVGNPDIITDFDDSGGNDKIDLSAVFGGVLVYRHNGAFTGTGQVRINDIAGPDVLVEVNTRGSRAADFAIRLEDTTLASMSAGDFIL from the coding sequence ATGACGACGACACCAACCGTATGGCAGGCCGAATTCACCGTAAATGCCAGCAGTATCACGGGGGCACAGTTTTCCCCCGTCACGGTCGGCCTTGTCGATAACCGATTCCTCACAATCTGGGTCGACAACACAAACAACGTCGACGACGATGCGGGGACCGATATCATCGGCCAGATTTACGATGCCCAAGGCAATGTCGTGGGGGGCGCCTTTCAGCTCAATTTCGCCAATTTCCTGGATAGCGAGAACGACCCTGCGATCGCCGCGCTACCCGATGGCGGCTTCGTCGTCGTCCATGAGGACAACGGTACGGGGACCGGTGGCGATGCCGACATCCGCTTTGAGCGCTATGACGCGAGCGGAACACGGATAACTGGTGGGACGATCGCCTCGGGAAGCATCGGCGGCGTGGTCACTTCCAATCCGTCGATCACAGTATTCGCCAACGGCGATTTCCTGGTGAGCTATCAAGAGCTTTCGGCTGGCAACACCAACGTGATTGCCAAGATCGTCAACGGCGCAACGAATGTCGTTGGTGCCGCGCTGATAGCTGCACAGAACAGCGCCGACGTCGACGCGAACCCAGACACCATCGTCCTGTCAAGCGGCAATTTCCTCACCGCCTACGAGGAAACTGATAGCGTTGTCGGAATTGAGGCCTTTATCACCACGACCACCGGAGCGCTTGTCAGCAACGTCCAGGTGGCCAATGCAGGCACCGACCCCCATGCTGCGGCGCTCGTAGACGGCGGGTTCGTCGTCGTCTGGCAGGATGCTGCGAACAATGGAGACATACGCGCCGAGATTCGCAGCGACGCCGGCGGAGTGGTGACACCGGCTTTCCTCGTGCAGGGGAGCGCGAACTCCGAAAACGAGCCCGAGGTCGTCGCACTCAAGGATGGCGGCTTCTTCGTCGCCTGGGACGATGACACTTCAGGCGAGTTGCGCGGCCAGCGCTTCGGCGCGACCGGCACCGTCATCGGAACAACTTTTACGATCGCCACTGGCGGCGCCATCACGGATCCGGAACTCGGCCTTGCGGACGACGGCCGCATTCTGGTGACGTTCAACAACACGGCGGGCGAGATCTCGCAGGTGATCCTGGACCCGCGCGACAATGTCATAGACGGCGATGACGGCAGCGAGACGATCACCTCGCGCATCGATGGTGCGACGGTAGACGGTAACGGCGGAGACGACACACTGATTGGACAAGGCGGGGATGACCGTCTGATCGGCGGGTTGGGCGCCGATCATCTGTCGGGCGGAGCCGGCAACGACCGATTGATTGGAGGTCCGGACAATGACGTCCTATTTGGACAAGACGGCAAAGACTTCCTGTTCGGCGCGCGCGGCGCCGACCAACTCAATGGCGGTCGCGGCAGGGACATCATGGCAGGCAAGGAAAACAACGACACCTTCATCTTCGACGCCCGGGCGGATTCATCGGTTGGCAATCCCGACATCATCACCGACTTCGATGATTCCGGTGGCAACGACAAGATCGACCTTTCAGCCGTCTTTGGCGGTGTACTGGTTTATCGCCACAACGGTGCTTTCACGGGAACCGGACAGGTGCGCATCAACGACATCGCCGGGCCGGACGTGCTGGTGGAAGTCAACACGCGAGGCAGCCGCGCCGCCGATTTTGCAATCCGCTTGGAGGATACTACACTCGCCAGCATGTCGGCGGGGGATTTTATCCTGTAG
- a CDS encoding uracil-DNA glycosylase — MDQIPADQLLPDELAALMHFYAEAGVGWLGEDEPIDRFAEFVALNSAKNQARTAPAALEQPQRASAERPSRGPERAEARPAAPPAVAIPDAEAVEAAVRLAAAAPSLEALIEAVNGFGGCNLRNSARNTVFAGGDLSARIAVIGGVPSADDDREGAPFSGPAGVMLSRMLAGIGLDSASVLSFNLIPWRTPGDRAPTVREVEICLPFGIRLLELLRPQAVLVLGNLPVRVLSKAAKGSIHSLRGKWFDIAGVPGMATFHPQEMITAPTCKGLAWRDILRFSAEMEAPQLQS, encoded by the coding sequence ATGGACCAAATCCCCGCCGATCAGCTTCTGCCGGACGAACTCGCCGCCCTCATGCATTTCTATGCCGAGGCGGGCGTGGGCTGGCTTGGCGAGGACGAGCCGATCGACCGGTTTGCCGAGTTCGTGGCTCTCAACAGTGCGAAGAATCAGGCCCGTACCGCTCCCGCCGCGCTGGAACAGCCACAGCGGGCCTCCGCGGAACGGCCGAGCCGCGGGCCGGAGCGGGCCGAGGCGCGGCCTGCCGCGCCACCCGCCGTGGCAATTCCAGATGCGGAAGCGGTCGAAGCGGCGGTGAGGCTGGCTGCGGCTGCGCCATCGCTGGAAGCGTTGATCGAAGCCGTCAATGGTTTCGGCGGCTGCAATCTTCGCAACAGCGCGCGCAATACGGTGTTTGCGGGGGGAGACCTCTCGGCACGCATTGCCGTGATCGGTGGCGTTCCGAGTGCCGACGACGACCGTGAGGGCGCGCCGTTCTCCGGCCCCGCTGGCGTCATGCTGTCGCGCATGCTGGCCGGCATCGGGCTCGATTCGGCCAGCGTGCTGTCCTTCAATCTCATTCCGTGGCGAACGCCCGGCGATCGTGCGCCGACCGTGCGGGAGGTCGAGATCTGCCTGCCGTTCGGGATTCGGCTGCTCGAACTCCTGCGGCCGCAGGCGGTGCTCGTGCTTGGCAATCTTCCGGTGCGGGTGCTTTCCAAGGCGGCGAAGGGCAGCATCCATTCCCTCAGGGGCAAGTGGTTCGACATCGCGGGCGTACCGGGCATGGCGACATTCCACCCACAGGAGATGATCACTGCGCCGACCTGCAAAGGGCTGGCATGGCGGGATATTTTGCGGTTCAGCGCCGAGATGGAAGCACCGCAGCTGCAAAGTTAG
- a CDS encoding DMT family transporter codes for MSPTAKAYLFLVITGLGWAANAVVGKFAVGHVGPMTLTLGRWSIALAIIVIISLPQIKADWPEIRKNWLVCFVFAGLGFTGFNALLYSALRHTSAINVVIEQAGIPGLIFLGNYLLFRMKLGAGQIAGYLITLLGVAVTASNGSLQTILDLGFNMGDLMMLLAGVVYASYTISLRYKPNIHWKSLFAASAFGAMVAAIPLFAWEVSSADFITPDWIGWSAILFTALAPSLVSQILYVRGVELIGPNRAGLFINTIPVFGTLLSVIFLREAFLGYHFLAMALVLVGIAVAERGRL; via the coding sequence ATGTCGCCTACAGCAAAAGCATACCTTTTCCTCGTCATCACCGGACTCGGCTGGGCAGCCAATGCAGTCGTCGGAAAATTCGCTGTCGGCCATGTCGGGCCGATGACGCTCACCCTCGGCCGTTGGTCGATCGCGCTGGCAATCATCGTCATTATCTCCCTGCCGCAGATCAAGGCCGACTGGCCGGAGATCAGGAAGAACTGGCTGGTGTGCTTCGTTTTTGCGGGGCTGGGTTTCACCGGGTTCAACGCGCTGCTTTATTCCGCCCTGCGGCACACATCGGCAATCAACGTGGTGATCGAGCAGGCCGGTATTCCGGGCCTGATTTTCCTCGGCAACTACCTGCTATTCCGGATGAAGCTCGGGGCGGGGCAGATCGCGGGCTATCTGATCACGCTGCTTGGTGTTGCCGTGACGGCGTCGAATGGTTCACTGCAGACCATCCTCGATCTCGGCTTCAATATGGGCGACCTCATGATGCTGCTGGCGGGCGTTGTCTATGCGTCCTACACGATCAGCCTGCGCTACAAGCCCAACATCCATTGGAAAAGCCTGTTCGCCGCCTCGGCGTTCGGAGCGATGGTCGCGGCGATTCCGCTTTTCGCCTGGGAGGTTTCCTCGGCTGATTTCATCACGCCTGATTGGATCGGCTGGAGCGCCATCCTGTTCACGGCACTCGCGCCGTCGCTGGTATCGCAGATCCTCTATGTCAGGGGCGTCGAACTGATCGGGCCGAATCGCGCCGGCCTTTTCATCAACACGATTCCGGTTTTTGGAACGCTGCTGTCGGTGATATTCCTGCGCGAAGCCTTTCTGGGCTATCATTTCCTTGCGATGGCGCTGGTTCTCGTCGGGATCGCAGTCGCGGAGAGGGGAAGGCTATGA
- a CDS encoding capsular polysaccharide biosynthesis protein produces MSASRSGNKPVYAVTSPGLWAQRFDLATVLDATIRFFPAVLPFAVDGFVGWGGRASGIRARRLARRFGKPAVILEDGFLKSYAPGKLEPAHSYIIDRNGIYFDATSASDLAAFIDRPMTSEAATRAQAAMDFIRRNRISKYNNSPLKGLSESGLPSGRPYVLLVDQVAGDASIAGALADESSFAAMVQHARAQYPDAILAARTHPAAGDRSPILNAARALGIEVTIPGRMNPWPLVEGAEAVYTVSSQLGFEALMARKTVHMFGVTYYSHRGLTEDHCKAPAPRNPATLEQIFHAAYIDYSHYLDLHDRRPVEIEHALEQILTVREQRGQIAKRVYTGGLSPWKKRALDPFVVGPEGRAVHCRRLREAIALARKNKGQVALWGSSKPFPRDVAALRFEDGFIRSRGLGANLALPSSLAMDGDHVYYDARGESRLEHIIASHPFPRELTDRAARLVASIVEKGVSKYNVGTDVRFPDVAEGRLKILVPGQVEKDASIKFGSPNVKTNRGLVADVRRLYPDAYLAYKEHPDVTSGLRSGGDIPDAADIIVREGDIKHWIAWCDRLETMTSLAGFEALIRNKPVGVHGIPFYAGWDLTDDRMPVPRRSRAITMEMLAAAALILYPFYVHPLSAMPCTPEELVDEIALKRKVKASLPARLMLWISQSINRSAVKIRDGRG; encoded by the coding sequence ATGAGTGCTTCGCGATCTGGCAACAAGCCGGTCTATGCGGTGACATCGCCTGGGCTCTGGGCGCAGCGGTTCGACCTTGCCACCGTTCTCGACGCCACGATCCGGTTCTTTCCGGCAGTGCTGCCCTTTGCGGTTGATGGATTCGTCGGCTGGGGCGGTCGTGCGTCCGGCATAAGGGCGCGGCGGCTCGCGCGGCGCTTCGGCAAGCCGGCGGTCATCCTGGAAGATGGCTTCCTGAAGAGCTACGCGCCGGGAAAGCTCGAGCCGGCACATTCCTATATCATCGACAGGAATGGCATCTATTTCGATGCCACGAGCGCGAGCGATCTCGCGGCCTTCATCGACAGGCCGATGACATCCGAGGCCGCGACGCGGGCGCAAGCGGCGATGGATTTCATCCGGCGGAACCGGATTTCCAAATATAACAATTCTCCATTGAAGGGCCTGTCCGAGAGCGGGCTTCCCTCGGGCAGACCCTATGTGCTGCTTGTCGATCAGGTGGCGGGCGATGCATCGATCGCGGGGGCGCTTGCCGACGAATCGAGTTTTGCTGCCATGGTCCAGCACGCGAGGGCGCAATATCCGGATGCCATACTGGCGGCGCGCACGCATCCGGCCGCGGGCGACCGCAGTCCGATTCTGAATGCCGCGCGCGCGCTCGGTATCGAAGTCACGATACCCGGACGGATGAATCCCTGGCCGCTGGTCGAGGGTGCCGAGGCGGTCTACACCGTGTCGAGCCAGCTTGGCTTCGAAGCGCTGATGGCCCGGAAGACCGTGCATATGTTCGGCGTCACCTACTATTCCCATCGGGGGCTGACCGAGGATCACTGCAAGGCACCGGCGCCGCGCAATCCGGCGACATTGGAGCAGATTTTCCACGCGGCCTATATCGATTATTCGCACTATCTCGACCTTCACGACCGCCGTCCGGTCGAGATCGAGCATGCCTTGGAGCAGATCCTGACCGTGCGCGAGCAGCGCGGGCAGATCGCCAAGCGTGTCTATACCGGCGGATTGTCGCCCTGGAAGAAGCGGGCGCTCGATCCGTTCGTCGTCGGGCCGGAGGGCAGGGCGGTTCACTGCCGTAGGCTTCGCGAGGCCATCGCACTCGCCAGAAAAAACAAGGGGCAGGTGGCGCTCTGGGGTTCGAGCAAGCCGTTTCCCAGAGATGTCGCGGCACTCAGGTTCGAGGACGGCTTCATCCGGTCGCGGGGGCTGGGCGCCAATCTTGCGCTTCCCTCGTCACTCGCCATGGACGGGGATCACGTCTATTATGATGCGCGCGGGGAAAGCCGGCTGGAGCATATCATCGCCAGCCATCCGTTCCCGCGGGAGCTCACTGACCGGGCGGCGCGGCTGGTGGCGTCGATCGTGGAAAAGGGCGTTTCCAAATATAATGTCGGCACCGATGTGCGTTTCCCCGATGTCGCCGAGGGCCGGCTGAAGATACTGGTGCCGGGCCAGGTCGAGAAGGATGCGTCGATCAAGTTCGGCTCGCCGAATGTGAAAACCAATCGCGGGCTGGTAGCTGATGTGCGCAGGCTCTATCCCGATGCTTACCTGGCCTACAAGGAACATCCGGATGTCACATCAGGGCTGCGCTCGGGCGGGGACATCCCCGACGCGGCTGATATCATCGTACGCGAAGGCGATATCAAGCACTGGATCGCCTGGTGCGACAGGCTGGAAACCATGACCTCGCTTGCCGGTTTCGAGGCGTTGATCCGCAACAAGCCGGTCGGCGTGCACGGCATTCCCTTCTATGCCGGCTGGGACCTCACCGACGACCGGATGCCGGTGCCGCGCCGGTCGCGGGCGATCACGATGGAGATGCTGGCGGCGGCGGCGCTGATTCTCTATCCCTTCTATGTCCACCCCCTGAGTGCCATGCCCTGTACGCCGGAGGAACTGGTCGACGAGATTGCGCTGAAGCGAAAGGTGAAGGCCTCGCTGCCCGCCCGGCTGATGTTGTGGATCTCGCAATCAATTAATCGTTCAGCCGTCAAAATACGTGATGGTCGCGGCTGA